A window of the Cuculus canorus isolate bCucCan1 chromosome 3, bCucCan1.pri, whole genome shotgun sequence genome harbors these coding sequences:
- the ALDH8A1 gene encoding 2-aminomuconic semialdehyde dehydrogenase: MANSKALLVLENFIGGKFVPCSSYIDSYNPSTGEVYCRVPDSGKEEVEAAVKAAKYAFPIWSSKSPLERSQILNKLADLIEHDLEAFAQAESKDQGKTITFSRTVDIPRAVYNFRFFASSILHHTTECTEMATMDCVHYTSRTPVGVAGLISPWNLPLYLLTWKIAPAIACGNTVVAKPSEMTSVTAWMMCKLLEKAGVPHGVVNVVFGTGTKAGEALVCHPDVPLISFTGSTLTAQRITEKSAPHCKRLSLELGGKNPAIIFDDADLTQCIPTTLRSSFANQGEICLCTSRIFVQRGVYSEFLKRFVAEAKKWKVGNPSDPTVDVGALISKEHLERVRSYVKKAQAEGARVLCGEGVDSLALSSGNQKGYFMLPTVITEVKDESCCMQEEIFGPVTCVVAFDTEEEVIKRANSVKYGLAATVWSSNVGRVHRVAQRLQSGLVWTNCWLVRDLNLPFGGMKASGIGREGAKDSYEFFTEVKTITIKH; the protein is encoded by the exons gtgGAAGCTGCTGTCAAAGCTGCCAAATATGCCTTCCCAATTTGGTCCTCAAAAAGTCCATTGGAAAGATCTCAGATCCTGAACAAGCTGGCAGACCTGATTGAACATGACCTGGAAGCATTTGCACAAGCAGAGTCAAAGGATCAGG gaaaaactATTACATTTTCTAGAACAGTGGATATCCCTCGGGCTGTGTACAACTTCCGATTCTTTGCCTCCTCTATCCTTCATCACACGACAGAGTGCACAGAGATGGCAACCATGGACTGTGTGCATTACACCTCGAGGACACCTGTGGGAGTTG CTGGTTTAATCAGTCCCTGGAATTTGCCACTATATTTGTTGACCTGGAAAATAGCTCCTGCCATTGCATGTGGAAATACTGTGGTTGCCAAGCCAAGTGAGATGACGTCTGTCACAGCCTGGATGATGTGTAAACTCTTGGAGAAAGCAG GTGTACCCCACGGGGTGGTGAACGTGGTGTTTGGAACGGGCACCAAGGCAGGAGAAGCTCTAGTCTGCCATCCTGACGTGCCTCTGATCTCCTTCACGGGGAGCACGCTGACAGCCCAGCGGATCACGGAGAAAAGTGCTCCGCACTGCAAACGGCTTTCACTGGAACTGGGAGGCAAAAACCCCGCGATCATCTTTGATGATGCTGACTTGACCCAATGCATCCCCACCACACTAAGGTCCAGCTTTGCCAACCAG GGTGAGATCTGTCTCTGCACCTCCAGAATCTTTGTTCAGAGGGGCGTATACAGtgaatttttaaagagatttgtGGCAGAAGCTAAGAAGTGGAAGGTTGGGAACCCCTCAGATCCTACAGTTGACGTGGGAGCACTAATAAGTAAAGAGCATCTAGAAAGG GTAAGAAGTTATGTGAAGAAAGCCCAGGCTGAAGGAGCCAGAGTCCTCTGTGGAGAGGGAGTAGATTCCTTGGCTCTCTCATCTGGAAACCAGAAAGGCTATTTCATGTTGCCCACAGTTATTACCGAAGTCAAGGATGAATCCTGTTGCATGCAAGAAGAGATCTTTGGTCCTGTGACATGTGTGGTAGCATTTGATACAGAAGAAGAAGTGATCAAAAGAGCCAACAGTGTGAAATACGGCTTGGCAGCCACTGTGTGGTCCAGCAACGTGGGACGTGTTCATCGGGTGGCACAAAGGCTACAGTCTGGATTGGTGTGGACCAACTGCTGGCTTGTTAGAGATCTGAACTTGCCATTTGGTGGGATGAAAGCTTCAGGCATAGGAAGGGAGGGAGCAAAGGATTCCTATGAGTTCTTCACTGAGGTAAAAACCATCACAATAAAGCACTGA